In a single window of the Arachis hypogaea cultivar Tifrunner chromosome 6, arahy.Tifrunner.gnm2.J5K5, whole genome shotgun sequence genome:
- the LOC112805574 gene encoding protein FAR1-RELATED SEQUENCE 5-like, whose amino-acid sequence MGDIEVDEFETIWTDIVVDHGLEDHPWIVDLYAKKHSWSNAHIRGKFFAGLKTTSRCEALNMQLGKFIHNRNNLREFVEHFQHYLEFMRRRELVADYKSAYGEPVVKMKLEAIEQFAATVYTREIFKLFREVLMLASNVRVVSTKRTSACVLFEVAMYCKQRSGAMSWAEEDDEFSCSCQRMESFGLPCVHMVGVLVYLNMTAIPKGLILDWWTKRAKQPRAPCDRTRVGEIPNAAYMSMHAAMLDDCRELGRMYYAVQLVRTCLLNMLVCVVTIFAFVR is encoded by the exons ATGGGAGATATAGAGGTTGACGAATTTGAGACAATATGGACGGATATTGTGGTGGACCACGGGTTGGAGGATCATCCGTGGATAGTGGATTTGTATGCCAAGAAGCATTCCTGGTCCAATGCCCATATCCGGGGGAAATTCTTTGCAGGACTGAAGACGACATCCAGGTGCGAGGCTCTGAATATGCAGCTTGGAAAATTTATACACAACAGGAACAATTTGAGGGAGTTTGTCGAGCACTTCCAACACTATTTAGAGTTCATGAGGAGGAGAGAACTAGTGGCAGACTACAAGTCTGCGTATGGTGAGCCTGTTGTGAAGATGAAACTCGAGGCCATTGAGCAGTTCGCTGCAACAGTTTATACAAGAGAGATTTTCAAACTGTTTCGGGAGGTGCTGATGCTAGCCAGCAACGTTAGAGTTGTGTCCACCAAGAGGACAAGCGCTTGTGTTTTGTTCGAAGTTGCAATGTACTGCAAGCAGAGATCAGGGGCCATGTCGTGGGCCGAGGAAGACGATGAATTCAGCTGTTCTTGTCAGCGGATGGAGTCCTTTGGGCTTCCTTGTGTCCACATGGTTGGGGTTCTGGTTTATCTGAACATGACAGCTATCCCCAAAGGCCTAATACTTGACTGGTGGACAAAAAGGGCTAAGCAGCCGCGTGCACCCTGCGACAGAACTCGTGTTGGGGAGATCCCAAACGCGGCATACATGAGCATGCACGCGGCGATGCTGGATGATTGCAGGGAGCTG GGACGGATGTATTATGCAGTGCAGCTTGTGAGGACGTGCCTCCTCAATATGTTGGTCTGTGTTGTGACAATATTTGCGTTT GTCAGGTAG